The Sulfuricurvum sp. IAE1 genomic interval TCCCTCTGTGGGAAATCGACAGACTCCACGAATACGTCGCGTTTGTCCGGAGCTTCGAGGGGTGCACGGTAACGATCGCCCTATTGCAAGACCGCGAGCACATCACCGACCTCCCCATGACCCGCGAACATTTCAAGGCGATTTTTACCGCCCTCTCGGGAATCTGCGACACCTACGTCATCGGCAGCACGATCAACCGCGCGAAATGGGGGTTTTTCAGCGTCAACGAGTATCTCGACTTCTACGGCATCGCTTTCGATCTCAAAAAAACCTGTTTTCCCCATCTCAAACTGATCGGCTCGAACGTTATCGATTTCGAATACCACTATAGCGCCCATACCCTTTTCAATTTCAAAAACATCCGTTACGATGCGGTAGGAAGCCTCCTCTACGTGGACCGCCGGGGCGCCCCCGAAAACACCCAGATGGGATTCAACCTCATCGAAAAGATCCGCCTCTTGGCGTCACTTGCGCGTCTTAGCCCCAAATGCGACGGAGAAATCGTCATCACCGAAACGAACTGGCCCATCACGGGGACGGCTCCTTATGCTCCTACCAGTGAAACCGAGTGCGTCGACGAAGAGTCCTACGCGTCGTATATGGTCCGTTACCATCTCCTCGCCTTCGCTTCGCAAAGCGTGAATTCCGTGTTCTGGCACCAGCTGGTCGCTCCGGGTTACGGCCTTATCGACAACCGGGATGGGATTCGCAAACGAAGCGCATTTGACGCCTATCGCACGATGCTTTCTCAGATGGCGGATGCCTCGTTCGTCGGCTACGGGGTCAAAAGGGGTCGGCACACCCTGCTGTGCGAAACACTTCGAGGAGTGCTCCATGTCGAGTGGCTGGAAGAAGGATCGATGGAAATAGCCCTCACCCAAACGGTCACCGTCACAACCCGAGACGGCATCAGCATGGATACCGATACACTGTTGCTGGGCGAATCGCCGATTTACTACACCACTCCGCTGGAAAACGAATGAAACTCCTGATTATCCTTCCCAACTGGCTGGGCGACGCGCTCATGGCCACTCCCGCCATCGAAGCGCTCTGCAAGATTTATCCAAGTGCGGAACTGACCCTGGTCGGATCGTACGTGAGCCTCGAAGCGCTCAAACACCACCCGCAATGCACACGGGCCTACGTCGACGAAACGAAAAAAGGGGGGAACCGCTTTCTCAACACATACCGTTTCGCCCGCCTTCTGGGACCACACGATATGGCGATCACCTTTCGCAACCAACTTCACTCCTCGCTGCTGCTGCGCCTCAGCGGAACCCCGATCACCGCCGCCCGCTCGAGCTGGCATTCCCGCGCGCTGGTGTCGCATCCCATCAGAACGCGCCCAAACACCCATCTTGTCGAACAATACCTCGACATCGCCCAAACACTGAGCCCGCAACCCCTCGAAACCGGTCCGCTGCAACTTCACATTCGGGCGCATCGTTACGCCCGAGCGACCCTGGGGATCAATCCCGGGGCGACGTATGGCAGTGCCAAACGGTGGTATCCCGAAAAATTCGCCGACGTCGCCAGAGCGTTCAGCGACCGCTACGACATCGTGATCTTCGGCGGACCGAACGAAACGCAGATGGCCGAGGACATCGAAACGCGCCTGGACGGCATCAGCGTCACGAACCTGGCGGGCAAAACGTCGGTAAACGAACTTTGCGCCATGATCGGGGGGTTGGATCTGTTTATTACCAACGACAGCGGACCGATGCACGTCGCCGCGGCCTACCAGGTTCCGACAGTGGCCGTCTTCGGCCCGACCCGGCATCTTGAAACATCGCAATGGAAAAATGAAAAAAGCGTGATTGTACGTCACGAGATGGAGTGTGCGCCGTGCATGAAGCGCGAATGCCCGCTGGGGCATCACGAATGCATGAAGGGTATCACGGCCGCCGAAGTGATCGAAGCGGTTAAAAGTCTAATCTAAGACCGAAATACCACGAATCGTTATAAGTGACGTTGCGGTTTTCAAGGTCGGTATCGATGTTTCGGTACCCCACTTCAAGGCGGCCGTTGTCGATCACCGCGGCATCAAGATGGATGCGGGTTTCGAGATATCCGTCCCCTTCCTTGAAACTCAGTACCGAAGGGGCATAATAAAGGGCTCCCCCCAGGTAGAACGGAAACGGCGTATTGAGCGGCAGCCGAAGCTCGGCTTCGACCCCCAGCGGGATGGCCGCGTATCGTCTGCCGTCAATCTGCGTGTATTCCCCTTTGATCCCAAGGCCCACTTTCAATCCCGGAACGCCGCGAACATACTGTTCCACCATAAATGAAACCTCCGCCAGCGGATCGAGATCGCGGGCGGTTTCGCTGTTGTTGTTGTCGCCGTTGAGAAAACGGGCCCCGATGTAGGTATTGCTCATCGCATTCCCCATCCGTCCCATATCCAGGCGGATCTGTCCTTCGACGTCGCGGTTGTTGACGTTTGCTTCGATCTGATGGGCCGCGAACGCGCTCGCACCCATCGCCAGTAACATCATAATCGTTTTTAGCATGCTGATCCTTTGTTGATTCTCTCGATGGTCGCCGTCGTACTTTTGCCGTCGACAAAATTCACCAGCCGCAGCTCGCCGGCAAATTCGGCTCCGACGACCGTTTTCCCCTCATAATCCCCCCCTTTGACGAGGATATCGGGCGCAACGTTTTTGATCAGGTCGTAGGGTGTTTCGTCGCTGAACATAACCACATAATCGACCGATTCGAGCGCCGCTAAAATGTAGGCGCGGTCGGCTTCGACGTTCACCGGGCGGCTGGGGCCCTTGAGCGCACGGACCGAACTGTCAGAATTGAGCCCTACGATCAAAACGTCCCCGTAGCTTTTGGCTTCCTGCAGATATTTGACGTGGCCGACGTGAAGGATGTCGAAGCAGCCGTTGGTGAAAACGACTTTTTTACCTTCCGATTTAAGCCGAGCCGCGATCTGCGCGATCTCCCCGGCTGTTTTGATATGGGCATCCGAAGTGCTTTGGCGGAGACTCGATTCGTACGCGTCGATCTCATCGAGGGTCACCGTAGCCGAACCGATTTTACCGACGACGACCGCGGCCGCATGGTTCGCAAACGGTGCCGCTTCATCGATGGAGAGACCGCACGCTAGGGCATACGAAAGCGATGCGATCACCGTATCCCCCGCCCCCGTTACGTCGTAAACCTCTTTGGCCACCGTCGGAAAGCGGCGCATATTCTCATCATAAACGGCGATCCCGTCTTCGGAGAGGGTGATCATCGAGCACTCCAGGTCGCAGGTCTCTTTGAGCATGAGAAGCGCCCGGCGCAGCGATTCGTCGTCGCGGATCGAAATACCCGTTGCCTCCGATGCCTCTTTACGGTTCGGGGTGAGCAGGTAGGCGCCGCGATATTTGGAATAATCTTTTCCCTTGGGATCGACGAGCACTTTTTTGCCCGACGCTTTGGCCGATGCGATCACCCCCTGCGCCACCCGCTCGGTGATGACCCCTTTGCCGTAATCGGAGAGGATCACGATGTCGCATTCGCCGATCACGCGCCCGACATAGGATAGCAGCGCCTCTTCGCTCTGTGGTGCGATCGGATCTTTGGATTCGCGGTCATAGCGAAGGATCTGCTGGTTCGAAGCGATGATACGGCTTTTTTTCGACGTTTTGCGCCCCGCCTGAAGACTCAGCCCTTCGCCATCGACGTTGATGGCACGGAGCATCGATCTCAGCTCTTCCCCGTTTTCA includes:
- the rfaE1 gene encoding D-glycero-beta-D-manno-heptose-7-phosphate kinase: MNRLKNASPRILAIGDLMIDHYLWGGCERISPEAPVQVVDIARETTVLGGAGNVINNLVALGAQVRVGGVIGDDENGEELRSMLRAINVDGEGLSLQAGRKTSKKSRIIASNQQILRYDRESKDPIAPQSEEALLSYVGRVIGECDIVILSDYGKGVITERVAQGVIASAKASGKKVLVDPKGKDYSKYRGAYLLTPNRKEASEATGISIRDDESLRRALLMLKETCDLECSMITLSEDGIAVYDENMRRFPTVAKEVYDVTGAGDTVIASLSYALACGLSIDEAAPFANHAAAVVVGKIGSATVTLDEIDAYESSLRQSTSDAHIKTAGEIAQIAARLKSEGKKVVFTNGCFDILHVGHVKYLQEAKSYGDVLIVGLNSDSSVRALKGPSRPVNVEADRAYILAALESVDYVVMFSDETPYDLIKNVAPDILVKGGDYEGKTVVGAEFAGELRLVNFVDGKSTTATIERINKGSAC
- the waaF gene encoding lipopolysaccharide heptosyltransferase II; the protein is MKLLIILPNWLGDALMATPAIEALCKIYPSAELTLVGSYVSLEALKHHPQCTRAYVDETKKGGNRFLNTYRFARLLGPHDMAITFRNQLHSSLLLRLSGTPITAARSSWHSRALVSHPIRTRPNTHLVEQYLDIAQTLSPQPLETGPLQLHIRAHRYARATLGINPGATYGSAKRWYPEKFADVARAFSDRYDIVIFGGPNETQMAEDIETRLDGISVTNLAGKTSVNELCAMIGGLDLFITNDSGPMHVAAAYQVPTVAVFGPTRHLETSQWKNEKSVIVRHEMECAPCMKRECPLGHHECMKGITAAEVIEAVKSLI
- a CDS encoding YfaZ family outer membrane protein, with translation MLKTIMMLLAMGASAFAAHQIEANVNNRDVEGQIRLDMGRMGNAMSNTYIGARFLNGDNNNSETARDLDPLAEVSFMVEQYVRGVPGLKVGLGIKGEYTQIDGRRYAAIPLGVEAELRLPLNTPFPFYLGGALYYAPSVLSFKEGDGYLETRIHLDAAVIDNGRLEVGYRNIDTDLENRNVTYNDSWYFGLRLDF
- a CDS encoding glycosyl hydrolase, whose amino-acid sequence is MKTPFAWDYYSDQPAIIRDKKLKRKMRLSALPSLIKTFLIAAVTLPFSVLTIPYLPHRRIDGDRFFGMGVNLDKEPSLSPGLVRELGVKNLLIRIPLWEIDRLHEYVAFVRSFEGCTVTIALLQDREHITDLPMTREHFKAIFTALSGICDTYVIGSTINRAKWGFFSVNEYLDFYGIAFDLKKTCFPHLKLIGSNVIDFEYHYSAHTLFNFKNIRYDAVGSLLYVDRRGAPENTQMGFNLIEKIRLLASLARLSPKCDGEIVITETNWPITGTAPYAPTSETECVDEESYASYMVRYHLLAFASQSVNSVFWHQLVAPGYGLIDNRDGIRKRSAFDAYRTMLSQMADASFVGYGVKRGRHTLLCETLRGVLHVEWLEEGSMEIALTQTVTVTTRDGISMDTDTLLLGESPIYYTTPLENE